Sequence from the Curtobacterium sp. MCLR17_007 genome:
GACAAGGACTTCTACGCGGTCCTCGGTGTCGACAAGAAGGCATCCGAGGCCGACCTGAAGAAGACCTACCGCAAGCTCGCGCGGCAGTACCACCCGGACTCCAACCCGGGTGACGCTGCGGCGGAGAACCGCTTCAAGGAGATCAGCGAGGCCTACTCGGTGCTCTCCGACAAGGACCAGCGGGCCGAGTACGACCAGGTCCGTGCGATGGGCTCCGGCGCACGATTCACCGCGGGTGGCGCAGGCCAGGGCGGCGGGTTCGAGGACGTCTTCGGCGGGATGTTCGGTCAGCAGGGCGGCGGCGGACAGCGTGTCCGCTTCGGCCAGGGTGGCGGGAACGGCTTCGAGGACATCCTCGGCGGCATGTTCGGTGGTGGCGCCGGGGGTGGCTTCGGCCAGGCCTCCGGCGGGTACCGCGGCTTCGGTGGTCCGACGAAGGGGCGCGACGTCACCGCGACGACGACGCTCGACTTCACCACGGCGATCGCCGGCGACACGGTCAAGCTCTCGCAGGGCAACGGCCGGCCGGTGAACGTCCGGATCCCAGCGGGGGTCGCCGACGGGCAGAAGATCCGGTTGCGGGGTCGCGGCGAGCAGTCGCCCGACGGCGGTGACGGTGGCGACCTGGTCGTCACGGTGCACGTCCGCAAGCACCCGGTGTTCGAACGCGACGGGCAGAACCTCCGTGTGGACGTCCCCGTGACGTTCGTCGAGGCAGCGCTCGGCGCGACGATCCAGGTCCCGACGCTGGGCGGCGAGCCCGTCAAGCTCCGGGTCGCGCCGGGCACGCCCTCGGGTCGTGTCCTGCGCGTCAAGGGGCGTGGGGTCACCACGAAGACCGGGACGGGCGACCTGCTCGCCACCGTCCAGGTGGCGGTGCCCTCGCACCTGTCGGACAAGGCGCGCGAGGCCGTCGAGGCACTCGCGGCGGCCCTGCCTGACGAGGATCCCCGCGAGGACCTGCTCGCCAAGGCGCGCAGCTGACATGCACAAGCCGGTCCGGAGGCTCGGTGCGGTTCCGTCAGGAGCTGGCACC
This genomic interval carries:
- a CDS encoding DnaJ C-terminal domain-containing protein gives rise to the protein MASQDWFDKDFYAVLGVDKKASEADLKKTYRKLARQYHPDSNPGDAAAENRFKEISEAYSVLSDKDQRAEYDQVRAMGSGARFTAGGAGQGGGFEDVFGGMFGQQGGGGQRVRFGQGGGNGFEDILGGMFGGGAGGGFGQASGGYRGFGGPTKGRDVTATTTLDFTTAIAGDTVKLSQGNGRPVNVRIPAGVADGQKIRLRGRGEQSPDGGDGGDLVVTVHVRKHPVFERDGQNLRVDVPVTFVEAALGATIQVPTLGGEPVKLRVAPGTPSGRVLRVKGRGVTTKTGTGDLLATVQVAVPSHLSDKAREAVEALAAALPDEDPREDLLAKARS